The Bacteroides sp. AN502(2024) DNA segment GGCTGATAAGCTTCAAAAGCAGCATACGCCGTAATACCTGTCTTTTTATCATAAACAACGTGAGCCGTTTGGTCGCGTTGCAGTACTTCGTATGCAGGAGTTTTACGCAATTCATCGAGATCGGAAACAGAAGGCTGTATGAATACCATATATTCATAAGTCCCCTCTTTCGGTGCCTTGCCATGTTCAATCCAGGCGGAAGAGAATTTTCCTTTAGTCACCTCCCTTGTCTTTTCATGACGCGATTCCTGCTCCGCCACCTGCGAACGAACGGTTCCGTCGACAACATGATAATAATTATCGTAACCATCATGCAGCCAATAGTTATCCTCTCCTACTTTAGGCTCCTTACCATTGTATTTTGTCTGGAAAAGAGTGGTTTCCGTAGGATAGTCCGCATTCGAGTTTGAAATACCTGTTCCCAGGCAAACCATCCGGTTATCAAAACAAAAGACAGATTTACGGGCAACAAAGTCCGGCGTGAAGTTCTCATAATCCCGTTCTGCCAACTTCATAGCGAACATTCCATTTTTACCATCCAACGAACTGCTTCCGGAGAAATTCTCCTTGGAGTGTGCCATGGTCGTCCCTTTCAATGGGCTATCGAGCAACTCAAAAGGCAAATGAATGGTCGTTGTACCCGGCAAACGGTTCCAGTCCCATCCCTCCTGCACGAAGCCGCTTCCGGCACGTGACACCGGATTTCCTTTCCCCATAATCTGCACGGAGCCATAACTTTGATAGCGTCCGTAACGATTATCTTTCGCATAAATTTCAGCCCCCCATACGTCAGTGGTATATCCTTTCAATGTCACCATCCAGTCCGCACGACGGAAAATACCTGCCGAACCATAGTTATAAACGAAGAATCCCTGTGGAGCCTGTGCCGGTTGAATACCTTCCTTCTTGAAGAAACGTGCATTCGGAGTATCACTATCGCGTACCAGACGTAGATAGTCAGCAGCCAAACCACGATCAAATGTATTTCCCTGACCGGACAAATCACCGGACAAAGCGATATTGGCAAATGCTTCGATATCATCACTTCCCATCTTCCCTCCAAAAGGATGGCGTCCGCTGATTCCCATGCCCCACTCATACAAATTGCAGTAATTGCGCATGGCAATAAAAGCCGATTTCATGTGTTTGCGCGCATCTTCTGTCAGTTCAAAGCCGGTGCCATTGGTAAATGCAATATACTCTCCCACAGTTGCAAGTACTCCAGTGGTATATCCCGGATAGAAACCACCATGATGGAAAGTCGTACCGTCTACCTTTATACCACCGATCGTCCCCGGAGTGTAACGCAAAGAAGAAGATAACCAACGCGACAAGCCGCTCAAAGCTTGCACTTGCTCCCTTGCATCGGGAAACATCATAGCGGAAATAAACTTCGCCGTCAATAACGTATGCCAAGAATCCAACAATTCGTCACGCGTTGGAGAACATGGCCGACGGGGTTCTTGCAGAGCCGCCCAAAAACGCAGTGTGGAAAGATAAGCATCCCGATGAGGATGTTTATAGATTGCATCACGCATCAGCCAGGCAGTCGTATATATCTTACGCACCTGATAACCATAATGATGATTGGTGCCCATACCACTACCATAGGCAAATCCCTGATCGATGGCATAGTCGAATGCGGTAAAGTAGTTTTTCTTTGATGTTTCGTTCCGATTATAATAAGCATCATAGGCAAAACCGGAAAGCATCGTTTCAATATCATTCCATGACATTTCTCCTTTCTTCTTGTCCTGTTCGTCAGGAGCAACGATAGGAGTTCCTACAAACCCCGTCCCGGCGACGGATGGACTGATTGCAGCTTTCTCAAATGTTTTATAGGCAGCATTAATCGGTCCTTGCGGTACCTTTTTTACTTCCAGGAAATCGGTCAAACGTTGTTCGATAGTCTTCAGATCCTTCTTTTGCTCACTTGTTAATTTAGAAGGCAGAGGGATATCATACGACTGTTGTTCCCATTTCCACACGAGACACCAATGCCACAGGTCGCGATTAGACAGCCCATTATTGGTTGGCAACTGCTGGTCGGGAGTGGTACGAAGATTCATTTTCTTTTCCGGGAAAATCAGACGGTCGAGAAAGATACGTCCCTTCCGTTGCGGAGCAACCAGCCGATAGGCTACGATCTTCTTATCTTTCTTGTCACCCTGCATATACTCAAAGGAGATCCAGCAAGCCCGCCAACCTGCTGCCTGCAAACGATAAGAGAACCAATAAGAGACTTCTCCCTCCTTATTCAGAAACTCAAAACGAATCGAATCCTGCTGTGGTTTCTCATTATAAATCCACAAAGTAATGCCGAATTGTTTCTCTTTTCTTGCATTCAACGATAACGGACCCATTTGAACATCCAGTACAGAACCGGGCTGAAAGTCCCATTCCAGACATCTTTCACCCTCCTTGTAAAAAAGAGAAGAGATTTTCGCTTCTCCCTTTCCGGAAACTTTAAATGCTTCGGGCACTCCCTCTTCAAATCCGATGAGTTGGGCGAAAGCCGAAGGAATGATTCCCAAAAGAAATAATACTATAAAACAACTATTTTTCATTCAACTGCATATCGAAGTAAACAATCATTTTTCATTTAGGCTTAACAACGAGCCGTTAATAGGAAATCCAATCCGATAAAATCCTTTCTGTATACCAAGGATCGTCAATCTCCTTCAGCATAGCTCCCATTTCACCGCAAAGTTGTGCCACGATCTCCTTATTTTCTTCCAAAGGCAGGTTATGCAATTGATAGGGATCTTTTACATCATCGAATAAGAGGCTTTTCTTCAATTGCTTCGTATCGCGGTCGATATAGAAAGCCAATGTATACTGAGCCGTTTTGATGCCTCTTGAGGAAGGGAAATAAGTCTGCACCAATCCATTTTCATCTTTATCACCATCGACATTCTGAATATACAGTGCACCTGTAGGCCGGACAATTTCAGCCTTTTCATCGAAGAAAAGAGGAGCGAAATTACGTCCCTGCACTTCTGCCGGAATAGAATCGCCCAGTCCGCACAAGCCAAGTACCGTAGGCATAATATCAGGAGCCGAGAGCAATAAATCATCCACCCTCGGCTGAATCTTACCGGGGAAACGAACCAGGAACGGAATATTCATGGATTCCGAATAAGGGGAATTCTTCGGATCGTCCGTACGCTGGCTACACATCGTCTCCCCATGATCGGAAGCAAAGATTACGATTGTATTCTTATCCAATCCCAGTTCTTTCAATGTCGTCAAAATCTGTCCGAAAGCACGGTCCACTCCGGTTACGGAAGCGAAATAATAACGTGCGGATTCTGCTTTCTTCATCTTCAAATCGACATTCGGACGAATCAACAGACTATCCAGAGGCTGGTCTTTATAAAGATTGAAATCCTGCTCTTCACAGTCATTCAAAGAGCGGTATGGACTGTGGGGAGGATTCATACCCACCATTATAAAGAAAGGTTTCCGGGTATCACGTACATTACCGTCATTTTTCAGATAAGAAATGACTTTACCCGATTCGTGCAAAGGCGACCATTCCTTCGGATCGTGTCTCTTACCATCCGTATCCCAATAATGCGGGTTCTTGTGTTCATCAAATGTACCGTAAGCATACCAGTAGTTAAATCCGTGCCGACGTTCTTTCGGTGTATAGGCATCCCATACCGGACGTTTTTCTTCCACATACTGTCCCGGATGTTCGGGATCATTCGGAGTCGGGAAGTCAGCATGAAGCTTGCCAAAATAAGCACAGTCGTAGCCTGCTTTGCTGAATACATCACCGATACATTCCGCATCCTCTCGTAAGGAACTGATCGGACGTGTGGAGTTACAATTCAATGGTACACCGCTTTTGTTCGGATACATACCGGTCAGTAACATTCCACGGTGAGGGCTACTCAACGGACAGTTACTCTGTGCAGACGACAAGACCATGGATTCACGTGCAAAAGCGTCCAGATTAGGAGTATGCACCGGATCTCCTTCAAAGTTTACTTTATCCCGAAACCCGTCCTGACTCCAGAAGCCCATCGCCTGATTACGGTATTGATCGGGAAATACATAGATTATATTAGGATGTTCCGCTTGTTGGGACGCTTGCTTCGGAGCCTTGCAACCTTGCGCGGCAAACAGCGTCAAGCCTCCTACAAGGAGGTTAATAGGTTTATTCATGATTTTCCCAGTTTTTTTTACGCATGAGTCCTTCCAGGAAGTAATAGTCAGCATAGTTCAGAGGAACGTCAATTTCCTGACCATGGGGAATGCTGCCAACCGAATGCATCAGGATAAAGTGGCCGTTTGTTCCAACCTTTGCACGATAAGCCGGCGAGCCTAAACTTTCCATAATCTTATCAGCAGTCTCCTTGCAATGGTTGCCCGGCAGATAGCCATCCAGTTCGTAAAGAGCTGAGGCCGTACAAGCTGCTGCAGAAGCATCGCGCGGTTCGTTCGGAATATTCGGAGCATCGTAATCCCAGTAGGGAACGAGGTCCTCCGGCAAGTTCTTATGATTAAATATGAAGTTATAGACCTTTTGTGCCTGATCGAGGTATTTCTGATCTTTCGTATAACGATAGCAGGTAGTATACCCGTAGAGAGCCCAAGCCTGTCCACGCGCCCAAGCGGATTCGTCGGCATATCCCTGTGCCGTTTGTTTCTTACGTACTTCTCCTGTCTCCGGATCATAATCTACCACATGATAGCAGCTATTGTCAGGACGGAAATGGTGAGCCATCGTTGTATCGGCATGTTTCACTGCAATGTGATAGAAGGTAGAATCTCCGGAAAGAGCCGTTGCTTCAAACAGAAGTTCGAGATTCATCATATTATCAATAATCACCGGACATTTCCAGCCACGTGTTCCCTGCCAGCCTCTATCAGCATCCCATGACTGGATAACGCCTGCATTCGGACGAAAACGGGTAGATAGCGACTTGGCGGTTTCAATAATCACATCTTTATATGCAGTCTTGTTTGCAAAACGATATCCGTTCAGATAACTGCAACCGATCATAAAACCTACGTCATGATGCCATTTCAGATATTTTACCGAATCGAGAGCCTCCGTGTATTTTTCGGCCAATGCCAACCATTTCTGATCTCCGGTCAAGTTATATGTCAGCCACATACTGCCGGGGAAGAAACCGGAACACCAGTCATCGATCGGTATATAGGATATACTACCGTCTTTGTTGATGGTTCTCGGATTCAGGATTTTACCAGATTTCTCAATGATATCCGTTTGAATCGTGTTTTGTGCAACTGCGTTGTCGATGTTGTCCTGAATAAAATCTACTTCAGCCTTTTTTTGTCCACCGCAACTCGTAAAGATTAGAAGAGAAAGCCCTAATGCGCTAAGAATTGTTTTCATAATACAGGGATTATTTGTTAAGTAATCAATTTTCTTGGTGACAAAAATAGTGCTTTTAAATAGAATTGACCGACCTAAATAATTCAAATGAGGGATAATTTTGGTACATTTACAAAAGAATATCGGCTGAAAGCGCACCTTTTCAGGTAGCTTCCAGCCCTCTCTGTTTGGTCTCTTTATCTATTTAACGATGGAAGTCAGCGGATGCCGATTACCCGTCACATTATTCAGGAATGCTTTTGCCGAACCGAAATTCAGGAACAAATCCAGACGAATAGGAAGATGATTCAAATCGTCCGTCACAAAGAAAGTAATCACCTCCTTTTCCTTTCCTTTCTTATCATATTCAACCAACGAGAAAACCAGGCAACGGTAAGTCACTCCATTTTCTGCCTTTACATTTTTTTTACCGCGATAAATAAGCGTCTGTTCTTCCACTTTACGGCCTGTAGCCATGGGAAACTTGATCTTATCTCCCTCCTTATAATCTGCCGGATCATAAGAACGTGCCTGCGCCAGAATACTCAACATGTCATATATACAGCGGCTATCGCTAGCTTCAGATTCATCACACGCCCCATCCCGATAAGTACGCTTCTGATTGACCAGACAAAGCCCGTCCTTATAAGAGAACCAAGCCTCATCGACCGTATAACGTTTTCCCTCTTCGGCACCTTTACGGAAATAGCGCGGCTCCAGTTTTTCTCCAATCACACAAGTCAGTGTATCGCGCATCTTGAAAAAGAAGTCCGCCCGTTTACTGCCCAAGGCAAGCAGGTTAATCCGGTAGGCCGGTTGTGAATGATAAGTAGTCGCGTTCGTCGTCAAACTGGCAAGTCCGGCTCTCACCCAGACAAACTTCCAGTTAAAGTATAAATCATACATTACGTGTTCACCGGATTGAAACGCATCATTCTTCACTTCACATTGGGCACTGGCGGGGAGGGCGAAAGCTCCCATCAACAAGGTCACTAATCCGATTATAAAATTGCATCGAACGCTAACGACGGCGGTTCTGCCTATCTCGTTCCCGATCCTTTTTCTTCTTGTCTTCATCCGGTTTTTGTTTTTTAAGTTCATCCAGCTTTTGCTTGTCCAACGAAATGGCATGGATATTCCAACGTTGTTCTAAATCCCAGTTGGCTTTCGGCTCTACGATCTGATTATAATAATACACTTCTTCGGGCTGCACCCCTTTTTCAAAATTGCCGATATCCCATTCACCGTTTCCATTCCGGTCGTTAATCAACCGGGCAGAGTATTTACCCGGATTTAAGAAATAAAAGTCGACATAGCCTCCTTCTTCCACTCTTCTCCGACGTACCACTTTATCCTGCGCATCCAGCAGTTCGACAAAAGCATTAGACTCCGCTCCCGTCACCACAAATGTGATTCTGGCATACTCTTCCAAGCTACGCACCTTGAAGCCTTGTTTTATTTTATCGGTAAACAACCCGTATATACCATGGAAGGCAGTCGAGTCTACCTCAAATTCATATTCCAACGCCGGCTCCCAATCATAATACAGATTAAACCTCTTCAGATTCACGGAGTCCTGTTCAAATTCAAATGGTATATCTTTCCAAAGCGTATCCACCTTTTGCCGCAGATGGATGGCCGCCGTATCGAAACGGGCTATCGGTTCTTCAAAACTCAAAGAAATAGAGCCATATACATCCATCGACGAAGAAGCCCCCACATTTACCGACAAGAATTTCGTCGGTTCGGGTTCATCCTCCTCCCCTTTCTTTTTCTTCTTTTTCTTTTTGTCCTTATCCTTATCCGGTTCCTCTTTCTTATATTTCTGTTTCGAAACGAGATGAAGCGTATCTGTACGCGGTACCAACTGATTCAACGTATCCGTATAAAGATAAGTCAGACTCATAGCCAGCGTATCCTGCTTAAAGAGCAGAGAGTCCTTTACCCAATAATGAATGGTATCGTTCCGCTGATTCTTTTCGATGACAAAAGCATCCTTTTCATCGAAGTTCAAGCCTTTCAACACAGGCAAAGTGTCCGCCTTACCGGCAAAATAAAAAGTAAACTTATGAGGAACCAGTCTTTCCGACTTGATCAGGTATTGCGAATAGTTGAACTCCTTAAAGGCACGGAGGATGATATCATCCGGCAAATAATGCATATATTTCTTTTCAACAATCGTGTCGTAGGTCAACGAGTCCACCCAAGCCGTATCCATGCGGACACGTTCTTCCATACGAGGGATAATCAGCGAATCATGAAAAGCAATCACCTCGCTCTTCTGATTAAAAGCAAAATTCTGGTCGGCATCCATCAAACCGTAGATACGATACTTACCGGGAGCTATCCCCCGGATAGAGAAACGTCCACGGCTATCCGTGCGTGCCACACGTTCGAAAGGCAATTTGTTGAAAGCCGAATCATTCAGGTTGGAATGTAGTCCGACCAGGATGCCTTTGATAGGTTCCAAATTAGAAGCATCAAGTACTGTTCCCGCTACTTCCATCGTATCGATCTGTGTACCGGTAGAGAACGTAAATGCAAAATTTCCTAACGGATTACCCTCATTATTATCGACAATGGCATCCGAGAAATCAATCGTGTAAGTAGTATTCGGTTTCAAAGAGTCGAGCAGGTTCACCTGTATCCTCTTGCCGGAAGCCTTGATTTCCGGTTGCTGTATCTGAGGTGGGGAAATGACCACCTTTTCCGTCGCTTTCTCCAGCTTGATAAACTCATCAAACAGCAAAGAAACTTTCGTCCTTTTATTATTCAGAGCACCTGCAGCAGGAGTACTACCGATAAAACGGGGTGGCGTCTCATCATAAGGACCTCCATCCGGCCGGCCGATACTGGCACAAGAATATAACATAACTCCCAGCGTTACTACCGGAAGCACCTTGCGAACTATTTGCTTTATCTTTTGATTCTCAAATTGTAACATGCTGCAAAAATAAGGGTTCTTATTCAATAAATACCATACTTTCTAGCTAATTTATTCAAAAAAGGGAAGGTGGCTTGAGCTAATAAACAATCTCGATGAGATTTTTATTTCTTTTTTCTACCAATATAATTAGTTTTATTGCCGAAAGTGATTACCTTTGTTACCTAACATTTTTTCGTATAACTATAGTTATTCGCAAAGTAGACTATAGTTATCCTTGCGCATAACTATAGTCATCCGCAAGGGAAACTATAGTCAAACGAAATAAAAGTAGCGAACGAAGTACAACCGGGCAGGCAAACGGATATATAAATATGCCGATACAAATCAATAACGAATATGAGCCTACATTACGACCTCTACGAAACACCTGATATCCAACAAACAGGTGAACAACAGCCCCTCCACCCCCGCGTGGTTTTCAAGGGTACCATCAACCAGGAAGAATTCCTGGACCGTGTACACAAATTCACCGGAATAAGCCGCAGTTTATTGGCAGGTGCCATGCAGTCTTTCCAAAACGAACTAAGGGATTTACTTGCCGGCGGATGGGTTGTGGAGCTGGGAGACATCGGTTACTTTTCTGTTTCCCTGCAAGGACCACCCGTCATGAAGAAAGAGGAAGTACATGCGCAATCTATCAAATTAAAGAATATCAATTTCCGACCGGGTACTCAATTTAAGAAGGAAGTGGGCTGGCAAATGAGACCGGAACGTGGAGAATCTTTCACCCGTCCTCATGGAAAAGGACGCAGTGAAGAAGAATGCCTGACCATAATCGATGAGCATCTCAAAAAATATCCCTGCATAACTCGTGCCGATTATTGCCGATTGACAGGGCATGACAAACAGCGGGCACTCGGAGAGCTGAATGCTTTTATCAAACAAGGAGTGCTGATTCGTTACGGAGCGGGCAAACTGATAGTGTATGCAAAGAAAACAAAATGATGCAATGGAACAAAAAGATAATTTGTTACACGCTAAGTTTGAGATAATGAGATTAACGACCATTCTGTTTGCCGCCTTCTGGTTCCCTTTACTTTAATTATAAAGAATTGCAGATAAAAAGAGATTTGTGACAAATCCTTTTCATCTGCAATTAGATAGCATTTTTAGTTGCTCAATATCGGATAATACTTATTCCGTTTAGGAAAAAATTTATTTATCTTGTACAGGTCTTATTGCACAACCAAAATTCTTAAATGGATAAGCCAAACCAGAAACCGATGTTGTGTTAAGCCCTTTATTTGCTTTATCAAAGTTTAGAACGTATGGATACGGACTTGTACCTGTTCGCATAGTGCCTGTCCAATAATATCCCTTATCAATACTATAGCATGAAAAACCTCTTCTATATCCTGTAATTGGAAGAAATATACTGTTCCCATTTGGACCAGTGATTTTATATCCATAATAACCATTCTTTCCTTCCCAAGTCCATATACAAGCTGAGATTAGTT contains these protein-coding regions:
- a CDS encoding chondroitinase family polysaccharide lyase, which gives rise to MKNSCFIVLFLLGIIPSAFAQLIGFEEGVPEAFKVSGKGEAKISSLFYKEGERCLEWDFQPGSVLDVQMGPLSLNARKEKQFGITLWIYNEKPQQDSIRFEFLNKEGEVSYWFSYRLQAAGWRACWISFEYMQGDKKDKKIVAYRLVAPQRKGRIFLDRLIFPEKKMNLRTTPDQQLPTNNGLSNRDLWHWCLVWKWEQQSYDIPLPSKLTSEQKKDLKTIEQRLTDFLEVKKVPQGPINAAYKTFEKAAISPSVAGTGFVGTPIVAPDEQDKKKGEMSWNDIETMLSGFAYDAYYNRNETSKKNYFTAFDYAIDQGFAYGSGMGTNHHYGYQVRKIYTTAWLMRDAIYKHPHRDAYLSTLRFWAALQEPRRPCSPTRDELLDSWHTLLTAKFISAMMFPDAREQVQALSGLSRWLSSSLRYTPGTIGGIKVDGTTFHHGGFYPGYTTGVLATVGEYIAFTNGTGFELTEDARKHMKSAFIAMRNYCNLYEWGMGISGRHPFGGKMGSDDIEAFANIALSGDLSGQGNTFDRGLAADYLRLVRDSDTPNARFFKKEGIQPAQAPQGFFVYNYGSAGIFRRADWMVTLKGYTTDVWGAEIYAKDNRYGRYQSYGSVQIMGKGNPVSRAGSGFVQEGWDWNRLPGTTTIHLPFELLDSPLKGTTMAHSKENFSGSSSLDGKNGMFAMKLAERDYENFTPDFVARKSVFCFDNRMVCLGTGISNSNADYPTETTLFQTKYNGKEPKVGEDNYWLHDGYDNYYHVVDGTVRSQVAEQESRHEKTREVTKGKFSSAWIEHGKAPKEGTYEYMVFIQPSVSDLDELRKTPAYEVLQRDQTAHVVYDKKTGITAYAAFEAYQPTGDKVFVAIPAETMVMYVKESDKSVRLSVCDPNLNIEEKTYTTKEPSRPITKEIRLKGHWRLTSPMENVRLERQGDQTVLTVICQHGQPVEMLMENK
- a CDS encoding sulfatase, whose product is MNKPINLLVGGLTLFAAQGCKAPKQASQQAEHPNIIYVFPDQYRNQAMGFWSQDGFRDKVNFEGDPVHTPNLDAFARESMVLSSAQSNCPLSSPHRGMLLTGMYPNKSGVPLNCNSTRPISSLREDAECIGDVFSKAGYDCAYFGKLHADFPTPNDPEHPGQYVEEKRPVWDAYTPKERRHGFNYWYAYGTFDEHKNPHYWDTDGKRHDPKEWSPLHESGKVISYLKNDGNVRDTRKPFFIMVGMNPPHSPYRSLNDCEEQDFNLYKDQPLDSLLIRPNVDLKMKKAESARYYFASVTGVDRAFGQILTTLKELGLDKNTIVIFASDHGETMCSQRTDDPKNSPYSESMNIPFLVRFPGKIQPRVDDLLLSAPDIMPTVLGLCGLGDSIPAEVQGRNFAPLFFDEKAEIVRPTGALYIQNVDGDKDENGLVQTYFPSSRGIKTAQYTLAFYIDRDTKQLKKSLLFDDVKDPYQLHNLPLEENKEIVAQLCGEMGAMLKEIDDPWYTERILSDWISY
- a CDS encoding glycoside hydrolase family 88 protein yields the protein MKTILSALGLSLLIFTSCGGQKKAEVDFIQDNIDNAVAQNTIQTDIIEKSGKILNPRTINKDGSISYIPIDDWCSGFFPGSMWLTYNLTGDQKWLALAEKYTEALDSVKYLKWHHDVGFMIGCSYLNGYRFANKTAYKDVIIETAKSLSTRFRPNAGVIQSWDADRGWQGTRGWKCPVIIDNMMNLELLFEATALSGDSTFYHIAVKHADTTMAHHFRPDNSCYHVVDYDPETGEVRKKQTAQGYADESAWARGQAWALYGYTTCYRYTKDQKYLDQAQKVYNFIFNHKNLPEDLVPYWDYDAPNIPNEPRDASAAACTASALYELDGYLPGNHCKETADKIMESLGSPAYRAKVGTNGHFILMHSVGSIPHGQEIDVPLNYADYYFLEGLMRKKNWENHE
- a CDS encoding DUF3108 domain-containing protein produces the protein MKTRRKRIGNEIGRTAVVSVRCNFIIGLVTLLMGAFALPASAQCEVKNDAFQSGEHVMYDLYFNWKFVWVRAGLASLTTNATTYHSQPAYRINLLALGSKRADFFFKMRDTLTCVIGEKLEPRYFRKGAEEGKRYTVDEAWFSYKDGLCLVNQKRTYRDGACDESEASDSRCIYDMLSILAQARSYDPADYKEGDKIKFPMATGRKVEEQTLIYRGKKNVKAENGVTYRCLVFSLVEYDKKGKEKEVITFFVTDDLNHLPIRLDLFLNFGSAKAFLNNVTGNRHPLTSIVK
- a CDS encoding Ig-like domain-containing protein; this translates as MLQFENQKIKQIVRKVLPVVTLGVMLYSCASIGRPDGGPYDETPPRFIGSTPAAGALNNKRTKVSLLFDEFIKLEKATEKVVISPPQIQQPEIKASGKRIQVNLLDSLKPNTTYTIDFSDAIVDNNEGNPLGNFAFTFSTGTQIDTMEVAGTVLDASNLEPIKGILVGLHSNLNDSAFNKLPFERVARTDSRGRFSIRGIAPGKYRIYGLMDADQNFAFNQKSEVIAFHDSLIIPRMEERVRMDTAWVDSLTYDTIVEKKYMHYLPDDIILRAFKEFNYSQYLIKSERLVPHKFTFYFAGKADTLPVLKGLNFDEKDAFVIEKNQRNDTIHYWVKDSLLFKQDTLAMSLTYLYTDTLNQLVPRTDTLHLVSKQKYKKEEPDKDKDKKKKKKKKGEEDEPEPTKFLSVNVGASSSMDVYGSISLSFEEPIARFDTAAIHLRQKVDTLWKDIPFEFEQDSVNLKRFNLYYDWEPALEYEFEVDSTAFHGIYGLFTDKIKQGFKVRSLEEYARITFVVTGAESNAFVELLDAQDKVVRRRRVEEGGYVDFYFLNPGKYSARLINDRNGNGEWDIGNFEKGVQPEEVYYYNQIVEPKANWDLEQRWNIHAISLDKQKLDELKKQKPDEDKKKKDRERDRQNRRR
- a CDS encoding DNA-binding protein, producing the protein MSLHYDLYETPDIQQTGEQQPLHPRVVFKGTINQEEFLDRVHKFTGISRSLLAGAMQSFQNELRDLLAGGWVVELGDIGYFSVSLQGPPVMKKEEVHAQSIKLKNINFRPGTQFKKEVGWQMRPERGESFTRPHGKGRSEEECLTIIDEHLKKYPCITRADYCRLTGHDKQRALGELNAFIKQGVLIRYGAGKLIVYAKKTK